Proteins encoded by one window of Dermochelys coriacea isolate rDerCor1 chromosome 13, rDerCor1.pri.v4, whole genome shotgun sequence:
- the TNFRSF6B gene encoding tumor necrosis factor receptor superfamily member 6B, which yields MSPNTMSSNPNTTLCAMLSNHTLNVRHSSKWMVTAVMLFLAVPSFSTPPTYPWKDPVTNNKVVCHQCPPGTFVAQHCTRDAPTVCSPCPDLHYTQYWNYLEKCRYCNVICGERQVELHQCNSTHNRVCQCRHGYYFESEFCIEHAKCPAGSGVVKLGTPYQNTKCEKCPQGFFSSSCSSTEPCKPHQSCSQQGKETNVVGNQFHDTLCTTCKMFKGNGTQESGNEDCEQAVIDFVVYQNIPVRKLKRLQQILEGHLKGILHKDTKAALQEKFHTYLTQLKKDHLELIKVLLDALRAAKLYTLEEMVRKRFSLELEN from the exons ATGTCTCCAAATACCATGAGTTCTAACCCTAATACCACCCTCTGTGCTATGCTGTCCAACCACACACTGAATGTGAGACATTCATCCAAG TGGATGGTTACTGCTGTTATGCTTTTCCTGGCTGTGCCGAGCTTCAGCACCCCTCCCACCTACCCATGGAAAGACCCTGTGACTAACAACAAAGTGGTATGCCATCAGTGCCCTCCGGGAACCTTTGTGGCACAGCACTGCACCAGAGACGCACCCACTGTGTGCTCACCATGCCCAGATCTGCACTACACGCAGTACTGGAACTACCTGGAAAAATGTCGATACTGCAACGTCATCTGTGGAGAGCGGCAGGTCgagctgcatcagtgcaactCCACCCACAACAGAGTGTGCCAGTGTCGGCACGGCTACTACTTCGAGTCCGAGTTCTGCATCGAGCATGCCAAGTGTCCTGCTGGGTCTGGAGTCGTAAAGCTGG GTACTCCCTATCAGAACACGAAATGTGAGAAGTGCCCCCAAGGATTCTTCTCATCCTCCTGCTCCAGCACAGAGCCGTGCAAGCCACACCAGAGCTGCTCACAGCAGGGGAAGGAGACTAATGTCGTAGGAAACCAATTCCATGACACCCTGTGCACCACCTGCAAGATGTTCAAGGGAAACGGAACCCAGGAGTCAG GAAATGAGGACTGCGAACAAGCAGTGATCGATTTTGTGGTTTACCAGAACATCCCGGTGAGAAAGCTGAAGCGCCTCCAGCAAATCCTCGAGGGGCACCTAAAGGGGATCCTCCACAAGGACACCAAGGCTGCCCTTCAGGAAAAGTTCCACACGTATCTCACCCAGTTGAAGAAGGACCACTTGGAGCTCATCAAAGTGCTGCTGGATGCACTCCGGGCAGCGAAGCTGTATACGCTGGAAGAGATGGTGCGGAAACGTTTCTCCTTGGAGTTAGAAAATTAA